A window of the Desulfobacula toluolica Tol2 genome harbors these coding sequences:
- the pyrF gene encoding orotidine-5'-phosphate decarboxylase — protein MQKQGKDYIVFPLDFSSLKQAKEYVKLLDGNVGMFKIGLELFIDQGPSIIQMVKQNSDAKIFLDLKLHDISATVQRAMGRVANLGVDLVTVHCSSSMAMLERAVAGGNGKTNVLGVTLLTDNDAATVEAAGFKDEFVKDTDLLVMHRAKMAYAAGCKGVVCSGKEVQQIKTVFGKKFLAVTPGIRPAWSLLENDDQKRVTTPGQAVALGSDLIVIGRPIRDANDPVRAAQNVIKEIEAALNLS, from the coding sequence ATGCAAAAACAAGGTAAGGATTATATTGTTTTTCCGTTGGATTTTTCTTCCTTAAAGCAAGCAAAAGAGTATGTGAAGCTTCTTGATGGAAATGTGGGAATGTTTAAAATCGGTCTGGAGCTGTTTATTGACCAGGGGCCTTCCATTATTCAAATGGTTAAACAAAACAGTGATGCAAAAATATTTCTTGATCTCAAGCTTCATGATATTTCCGCCACGGTTCAAAGAGCCATGGGGCGGGTGGCAAATCTGGGGGTGGATCTTGTGACTGTGCATTGTTCATCATCCATGGCAATGCTTGAACGGGCAGTTGCAGGAGGAAACGGGAAAACCAACGTTCTGGGCGTTACTCTTTTAACGGATAATGATGCTGCTACGGTTGAGGCTGCCGGGTTTAAGGATGAGTTTGTAAAAGACACCGATCTTCTGGTCATGCACAGGGCAAAGATGGCATATGCGGCCGGGTGTAAAGGTGTGGTCTGTTCTGGAAAAGAAGTTCAACAGATAAAGACTGTTTTTGGAAAAAAATTTCTGGCAGTAACACCGGGGATCAGGCCTGCATGGTCTCTGCTTGAAAATGATGATCAAAAAAGGGTAACCACACCTGGTCAGGCTGTTGCACTTGGCAGCGACCTGATTGTCATTGGCCGGCCCATAAGGGATGCCAATGATCCTGTCAGGGCTGCCCAAAACGTCATTAAAGAAATTGAAGCAGCCCTGAATCTGTCTTGA